The following is a genomic window from Streptomyces sp. BHT-5-2.
TGATGGCCGCGTCGAGCCGGCCTTCGGCGGAGTTGCTCATGTCCACGTACGGGGCGAACTGTACCGCCCCGTCGAGACGGGCGGCCGAGCGGATCTGCGAGTGCGCGGTGCTCGCACCGGCGGCGGTGATTCCTGCGGCGGACAATGCTCCGGCGGCGGCTGCGGCCAGGGTTATACGGGTCGGCTTCCTCATCGGGTGTCCGGTCCTTCCGTGGGGAGGAAGAGAGGGGGGATGACCGTTCACCGACAACAATTGGACTAGACCAAGCCCGTCGTCAAGAGCCCGCCCGTCCCAACCGCCTGATCTTTGAACCTTCTTGGGGCGCCCCTGGAGTCCAGGTTGCCGTTCGGAGGGGGCAGTGCGGGGTCTCGCCGAGCGCGATCAGCGTCGCGGGATCCGCCGTGTGCCGGACAGCAACTGTCATACGTCGCATATGAATTGCCTTATCTCTCTGCTTGACCTCGCCTATGTTTCTGTTGGTCGAGGGCGTGGTCTGGATTGGACAGATGGGGTGGCTGATGCGATCACGGCGTCGGAGCCTTCCTGGATAGCCTCGCGGCGGCGGCCGGGGTATCGCCCGCGCTCGTTATCCGGCACTACCGGTCCAAGGACGAGTTGCGCGAGGCGGTCGACGAGCACATGGCCGACGCCTTCGAAGCGATGTTGACGCGCACCGTGCGGCCGGGCGACAAGGGTCCGTTCGACCAGGCGGCCCTGCCCACTCTGGCCGAAGCGATGGCGGAGTTCCTGCCCGCCGACTCCCCGTCCCAGCTATCTCGGCCGGCTGCTGCTGACCGCCGGGCCGGTGGGAACCGCCCTGTTCCGACGGCTGCACGCGGTCAGCACAGCCATGCTCACCGCCCTGGCACAGACCGGCGCCGCGGACACCGGCGCGGACCCCGAGGTGCGCGCGGCGGTCCTGCTGGTCAACGACCTCGCCGTATTGATCCTGCGCACGCAGTTGCGCGAGGTGCTCGGCATCGACCCACTGCCCGGCGACGGCATGCAGCGCGGGGCCACCGAGATGCTGTCGATCTACCGCACCGGCCCCGGCGGCAACACCGACCGCATCTAAGATCCGCACCGAGACGGAGATCTCCATGCCCGAAACGCCCACGCCCTCCAGCGCGATCGTCGAAATCGGCACCCGCATCCTGCGCACCCGTTGGCTGATGCGCGCCCCGATCCGGCTGTACCGGGCCAGGCTCGGCTTCCTGTTCGGGTCGCGGACGCTGATGCTGGAACACACCGGACGGCGGTCCGGCGCCACCCGCTATGTCGTCCTGGAGGTCATCGACCACCCCACCCCGGACACGTACGTGGTGGCGTCCGGCCTCGGCGACCGGGCCCGGTGGTTCCGCAACATCCAGGCCAACCCACACGTCCACGTGACCATCGGCACGCACGGTCCGGCATCGGCCACCGCGCGCGTGATCCCGCAGGACGAGGCGGA
Proteins encoded in this region:
- a CDS encoding nitroreductase family deazaflavin-dependent oxidoreductase gives rise to the protein MPETPTPSSAIVEIGTRILRTRWLMRAPIRLYRARLGFLFGSRTLMLEHTGRRSGATRYVVLEVIDHPTPDTYVVASGLGDRARWFRNIQANPHVHVTIGTHGPASATARVIPQDEADAALRTYISRHPRAWERFKSVLETTLGTPVTERNTPLPMVGLCLSRSPCRVWPI